From Suricata suricatta isolate VVHF042 chromosome 1, meerkat_22Aug2017_6uvM2_HiC, whole genome shotgun sequence, a single genomic window includes:
- the MUC7 gene encoding mucin-7 codes for MKTLTLLVCVCALSACFSVSEGHKTPWKTHHKKNSVRQRVVHRQLPFRPKPHLLLIPHRYQRPSHPIRIRPMPKLPWLPKCPVKSSTVVNSNTAEATTQVPSLSPTSTSNKTTESPGVTPFPQNPTTIDENRSSSSATPSLQPSSTLPETTAAPTTSSSTLQDITTTPPTSSSTLQETTTTPPTSSPTPQDTTEAPPTSSPAPPDTTEAPPTSSLTTPAPQPSSTPLETTAPPNTTPNPSPTTLAPGTSETTAAPTTQTTTSATIQTTTVGQTSAVTQNQNDAIWQFFYEIFKYISSFIPNK; via the coding sequence gTCAGTGAAGGTCACAAAACGCCATGGAAAACACATCACAAAAAGAATAGTGTCCGACAACGTGTAGTACACCGCCAATTACCATTTCGTCCCAAACCTCATTTATTACTTATTCCACATAGATACCAAAGGCCTTCTCACCCAATCAGGATAAGACCAATGCCAAAACTTCCCTGGCTGCCTAAGTGTCCAGTTAAAAGTAGCACCGTGGTCAACAGCAACACTGCAGAGGCTACGACTCAAGTCCCATCTTTGAGTCCCACATCTACTTCCAACAAAACTACTGAATCTCCAGGTGTGACTCCTTTTCCTCAGAATCCTACCACCATAGATGAAAACAGGAGCTCTTCTTCAGCTACTCCATCACTACAACCTTCCTCAACTCTGCCAGAGACCACAGCCGCCCCAACTACATCGTCCTCAACTCTGCAAGATATCACAACCACCCCGCCTACATCGTCCTCAACTCTGCAAGAGACCACAACCACCCCACCTACATCTTCCCCTACTCCACAAGACACCACAGAAGCCCCACCTACATCTTCCCCAGCTCCACCAGACACCACAGAAGCCCCACCTACATCTTCCCTAACTACACCAGCACCACAACCTTCTTCAACTCCACTGGAGACCACAGCTCCCCCAAATACCACACCCAATCCATCCCCAACCACTCTTGCACCTGGAACGTCCGAAACTACAGCCGCACCCACAACCCAAACTACTACTTCAGCCACTATTCAGACTACTACTGTTGGACAAACCTCTGCTGTCACGCAAAATCAAAATGATGCAATCTGGCAATTTTTTTATGAGATATTTAagtacatttcttcttttataccAAATAAATAG